GGAAAGCGCTGTTGGGCTGGAGATCGGCGCAGGAACCTTTATCGGAATCCTGGAATACCAGTCCCTGTTCCTTATCCTGCTTCCCTTCCTCTTCCTTGGAGTCTATGCTTCAATCAGAAACAAGAGGATCAACATCCTGTTCATCTGGTTTATCTTCAACCTGATCTTTGTCAGCTTTAAACTGATCTTCTTCAACAGGTATATCATCCATCTGGACATGATCATGCTCATCTTGGCTGCCATAGGGATATACGTAGTAATCAAAAAAGGCAAAGCCATAGGGATGATATCATTGGCGATGATTGTCCTGTTTTCCTCGTATATCCTTATCGCATATGCGCTCAACGAGAAGCCTTTAGTCAGCCAGGCAAAATTAGACGAGATACAAACCCTCCAGAACACCGAAGGCATGGTGATGTCAACCCATAAGCACGACTCTCCCTGGCTCCTGGGATATTCAGGAAGGCCCACAATTGCCCCAGGATTGTACTCATACAGCAAATGGAGTTTAGCTGAATGGTCAATATTCTGGAACTCAGGAAATTTCACAGAAGTAAAGCCATTGCTCGATATGTACGAAAAGCCAATCTCCATCTATGCGCATCCTGTGACAAACAGGGAGAAGTTCAATAATGACTGCTTCCGGCATCCAACCCAAAACATCTACACGTACATCTGCTGAGCCAAAGGTATGCAAAGCCAGATTATGGATTGTGGCCTCTTCCCCGCCCTGAAGCTTCCCGCCCCAACTGGCAATAGAGAACTCACTTAACAAACTCGACATTATCCTTATCTTCAAACTTTTCGTCTCCAGTTAAAAACTTGACACCTAATTCCAGAGCAAGGGCATAGCCTATACAATCAACATAGCTAACCTTTTCTTTTTTATGTTTTAATTTGAACCCCATACCGTCTTTTATACAACCATAGGTGATAGGCACAACAAACTTAGAGTATAAAGCCAGATACTTATCGGCAGTTTTTTTATCATAATCATGAAGAAAATGATAATACAAATCTATAAGATTAAACTTAGTAGTTATTAAAATGTGGCTTAGATAAGGTTTATAGTTCAGATTACCGCCCAATAACTCTATGAGGGCATACGTGTCTGCTAAAAATATCTTTATTTCAGTCGTATCCTGCATCTATGTCATCCATCGCTTTTTGAGTTG
This window of the Candidatus Nanoarchaeia archaeon genome carries:
- a CDS encoding PIN domain-containing protein, whose translation is MQDTTEIKIFLADTYALIELLGGNLNYKPYLSHILITTKFNLIDLYYHFLHDYDKKTADKYLALYSKFVVPITYGCIKDGMGFKLKHKKEKVSYVDCIGYALALELGVKFLTGDEKFEDKDNVEFVK